The following DNA comes from Serpentinimonas raichei.
CTGCCGTCGGCGCGGGCAAACACCACGCTGGCCCCAAAAAACACCTGTTCGCTGCCGTGCTGCAAAGCGGGATCGACCACCACTGCGATTTCCAGGCGTTTGCCCAAAAAACGGATGCGGCGGTCGATCTCGCGCAGGCGTTTTTTGCCGTACAGGTAGTCGCCGTTTTCCGAGCGGTCGCCGTTGCTGGCGGCCCAGTGCACCACCTCGACCACGCGCGGGCGCTCGACGTCGAGCAGATGCAGCAGCTCGGCGCGCAGCCGCGCATGGCCGGCGGGCGTGATGTAGTTCTTGCCGCCGGCAGGCAGCGGCGCTGCGCCAGCGGTGGCATCGTCGTCGTCGTCGTGATCGGTTTCTTTGGTGAAGGCTTTGCTCATGGGGCGGGTGCCATTTTGGGGCGTTCTTTCAACAGCGCATTGTCCCGGATGTGGTGGCCACCTGGGCGACCGCTTCGGACGCCCTTCTAGGCGAAAATCCCAGCTGCACCCATCACCCGAAACCCAATCCATGTCATCGACCGATTCCCTAAGTGCCTCCACCAGACCCCGGATCGTGTTTTCACACGCCAACAGCTTTCCCGGTCCCACCTACCGCGTGCTGTTTGAGCGCTTGCAGCAACTGGGCTACGCGGTGCGCGCGCCCGAGAAGTTTGGCCACGACCCGGCCTACCCAGTCAGCAGCAACTGGCCGCACCTGGTGCAGCAACTGGCCGATTTCGTGCTGCGCGAGTACGCCAGCGCGGCCGATCGGGAGTCCCCCCTGTATCTGGTGGGCCATTCGCTGGGCGGCTACCTGAGCCTGATGTGCGCCGCCAAATTCCCGCTGCTGGGCGGCCGGCCGGTGGCCGGGGTGGTGCTGCTCGACTCCCCGCTGCTCAGTGGCTGGCGCGCCCGCGCGCTGCAAGCGGCCAAGCAGACGCGGCTCATCGGTGCCGTCTCGCCGGGGCAGGTCAGCCGCAAGCGGCGCAACAGCTGGGCCAGCGCCGAGGAAGCGCTGGCGCACTTCGCCCACA
Coding sequences within:
- a CDS encoding alpha/beta fold hydrolase is translated as MSSTDSLSASTRPRIVFSHANSFPGPTYRVLFERLQQLGYAVRAPEKFGHDPAYPVSSNWPHLVQQLADFVLREYASAADRESPLYLVGHSLGGYLSLMCAAKFPLLGGRPVAGVVLLDSPLLSGWRARALQAAKQTRLIGAVSPGQVSRKRRNSWASAEEALAHFAHKKAFARWDERVLRDYIAHGTHEAATAQGSKRVLSFEREVETAIYNTLPDHFDRLLRRHPLACPLAFVGGSESVELRQVGMGLTHKLVGHTPSDRLQTLEGSHLFPMERPEESALAIDRALRSFAGGS
- the greB gene encoding transcription elongation factor GreB, giving the protein MSKAFTKETDHDDDDDATAGAAPLPAGGKNYITPAGHARLRAELLHLLDVERPRVVEVVHWAASNGDRSENGDYLYGKKRLREIDRRIRFLGKRLEIAVVVDPALQHGSEQVFFGASVVFARADGSQTCVTILGIDEAEPSLGQISWVAPVAQALLKARVGDEVRLRTPAGWELLEVIEVSYPAAGAAGAAPAPPPACA